Proteins encoded by one window of Mustela erminea isolate mMusErm1 chromosome 5, mMusErm1.Pri, whole genome shotgun sequence:
- the THBS1 gene encoding thrombospondin-1, with product MGLAWGLSVLFLLHLCGSSRIPESGGDNSVFDIFELTGAARKGSGRRLVKGPDPSSPAFRIEDANLIPAVPDDKFQDLVDAVRAEKGFLLLASLRQMKKTRGTLLAIERKDRSGHVFSVVSNGKAGTLDLSLTVQGMQHVVSVEEALLATGQWKSITLFVQEDRAQLYIDCEKMENAELDVPIQSIFTRDLASVARLRIAKGGVNDNFQGVLQNVRFVFGTTPEAILRNKGCSSSTNVLLTLDNNVVNGSSPAIRTNYIGHKTKDLQAICGISCDELSSMVLELRGLRTIVTTLQDSIRKVTEENKELAIELRRPPLCYHNGVQYRNNEEWTVDSCTECRCQNSVTICKKVSCPIMPCSNATVPDGECCPRCWPSDSADDGWSPWSEWTSCSATCGNGIQQRGRSCDSLNNRCEGSSVQTRTCHIQECDKRFKQDGGWSHWSPWSSCSVTCGDGVITRIRLCNSPSPQMNGKPCEGEARETKACKKDACPINGGWGPWSLWDICSVTCGGGVQKRSRLCNSPTPQFGGKDCVGDATEKQICNKQDCPIDGCLSNPCFAGVKCTSYPDGSWKCGACPPGYGGNGIQCQDVDECKEVPDACFHHNGEHRCENTDPGYNCLPCPPRFTGPQPFGRGVEHATANKQVCKPRNPCTDGTHDCNKNAKCSYLGHYSDPMYRCECKPGYAGNGIICGEDTDLDGWPNEDLVCVANATYHCKKDNCPNLPNSGQEDYDKDGIGDACDDDDDNDKIPDDRDNCPFHYNPAQYDYDRDDVGDRCDNCPYNHNPDQADTDNNGEGDACAADIDGDGILNERDNCQYVYNVDQRDTDMDGVGDQCDNCPLEHNPDQLDSDSDRIGDTCDNNQDIDEDGHQNNLDNCPYVPNANQADHDKDGKGDACDHDDDNDGIPDDRDNCRLVPNPDQKDSDGDGRGDACKDDFDHDSVPDIDDICPENIDISETDFRRFQMIPLDPKGTSQNDPNWVVRHQGKELVQTVNCDPGLAVGYDEFNAVDFSGTFFINTERDDDYAGFVFGYQSSSRFYVVMWKQVTQSYWDTNPTRAQGYSGLSVKVVNSTTGPGEHLRNALWHTGNTPGQVRTLWHDPRHIGWKDFTAYRWRLSHRPKTGFIRVVMYEGKKIMADSGPIYDKTYAGGRLGLFVFSQEMVFFSDLKYECRDS from the exons ATGGGGCTAGCCTGGGGACTCAGTGTCCTATTCCTGTTGCATTTATGTGGCTCCAGCCGCATTCCAG AGTCCGGGGGAGACAACAGCGTATTCGACATCTTTGAACTCACCGGAGCTGCCCGTAAGGGCTCTGGGCGCCGACTGGTGAAGGGTCCCGACCCTTCCAGCCCAGCTTTCCGCATTGAGGATGCCAACCTGATCCCCGCCGTGCCCGATGACAAATTCCAAGACCTAGTGGATGCCGTGCGGGCAGAGAAAGGCTTCCTTCTCTTGGCCTCCCTGAGGCAGATGAAGAAGACCCGAGGCACACTGCTGGCCATAGAACGGAAAGATCGCTCCGGCCACGTCTTCAGTGTGGTCTCCAATGGCAAAGCGGGCACCCTGGACCTGAGCCTGACCGTGCAGGGCATGCAGCATGTGGTGTCGGTGGAGGAGGCGCTCCTGGCGACTGGCCAGTGGAAGAGCATCACCCTGTTCGTGCAGGAGGACCGGGCCCAGCTGTACATTGACTGTGAGAAGATGGAGAATGCGGAGCTAGATGTCCCCATCCAGAGCATCTTCACCAGGGACCTGGCCAGCGTGGCTAGACTCCGCATCGCGAAAGGAGGGGTCAATGACAACTTCCAG GGGGTGCTGCAGAACGTGAGGTTTGTCTTCGGAACCACACCAGAAGCCATCCTCAGGAACAAAGGCTGTTCCAGCT CCACCAATGTCCTTCTGACCCTCGACAACAATGTGGTCAACGGCTCCAGCCCTGCCATCCGCACTAACTACATTGGCCACAAGACGAAGGATCTGCAAGCCATCTGCGGCATCTCCTGTGATGAGCTGTCCAGCATGGTCCTGGAGTTGAGGGGACTGCGCACCATCGTCACCACACTCCAGGACAGCATCCGCAAAGTG ACTGAAGAGAACAAAGAGTTGGCCATTGAGCTGAGGAGGCCTCCCCTCTGCTACCACAACGGAGTTCAGTACAGGAATAACGAGGAATGGACCGTGGATAGCTGTACGGAATGTCGCTGTCAG AACTCCGTTACCATCTGCAAGAAAGTGTCCTGCCCCATCATGCCTTGCTCCAATGCCACAGTCCCTGATGGAGAATGCTGCCCACGGTGCTGGC CCAGCGACTCTGCGGATGACGGCTGGTCCCCGTGGTCTGAGTGGACCTCCTGCTCGGCGACCTGTGGCAATGGAATCCAGCAGCGCGGTCGCTCTTGTGACAGTCTCAACAACCGGTGCGAGGGTTCCTCCGTCCAGACGCGGACCTGTCACATTCAGGAGTGCGATAAGAGAT TTAAACAGGATGGTGGCTGGAGCCACTGGTCTCCGTGGTCATCTTGTTCCGTGACCTGTGGTGATGGTGTGATCACAAGAATTCGACTCTGCAATTCTCCGAGCCCCCAGATGAACGGGAAACCATGTGAAGGCGAAGCCCGGGAGACCAAAGCCTGCAAAAAAGATGCCTGCCCCA TCAATGGAGGCTGGGGTCCCTGGTCACTGTGGGACATCTGTTCTGTCACCTGTGGAGGAGGGGTACAGAAACGTAGCCGGCTCTGCAACAGCCCCACACCCCAGTTTGGAGGCAAGGACTGTGTCGGGGATGCAACGGAAAAGCAGATCTGCAACAAGCAGGACTGTCCAATTG ACGGATGCCTGTCCAATCCCTGCTTTGCTGGGGTCAAGTGTACGAGTTACCCCGATGGCAGCTGGAAATGCGGTGCCTGCCCCCCGGGCTACGGTGGAAATGGCATCCAGTGCCAAGATGTCGATGAG TGCAAAGAAGTACCTGACGCCTGCTTCCACCACAACGGCGAGCACCGGTGTGAGAACACGGACCCCGGCTACAACTGCCTGCCCTGCCCGCCGCGCTTCACAGGCCCGCAGCCCTTCGGCCGGGGCGTGGAGCATGCCACCGCCAACAAACAG GTGTGCAAGCCGCGCAACCCCTGCACAGACGGGACGCATGACTGCAACAAGAACGCCAAGTGCAGCTACCTGGGCCACTACAGCGACCCCATGTACCGCTGTGAGTGCAAGCCCGGCTACGCGGGCAACGGCATCATCTGCGGGGAAGACACGGACCTGGACGGATGGCCCAACGAAGACCTGGTGTGCGTGGCCAATGCCACCTACCACTGCAAAAAG GATAACTGCCCCAACCTGCCCAACTCCGGGCAGGAGGACTATGACAAGGATGGAATCGGTGACGCCtgtgatgacgatgatgataatgataaaatcCCAGATGACAGG GACAACTGCCCATTCCACTACAACCCGGCCCAGTATGACTATGACCGAGATGATGTGGGAGACCGCTGTGACAACTGCCCCTACAACCACAACCCAGACCAGGCCGACACAGACAACAACGGGGAGGGAGACGCCTGTGCTGCAGACATCGATGGGGACG GTATCCTCAATGAACGAGACAACTGCCAATATGTCTACAACGTGGACCAGAGGGACACCGATATGGATGGGGTTGGAGATCAGTGTGACAACTGCCCTCTGGAACACAATCCAGATCAG cTCGACTCTGACTCAGACCGCATTGGAGATACCTGTGACAACAATCAGGATATTGATGAAGATGGCCACCAGAACAACCTGGACAACTGTCCCTATGTGCCCAATGCCAACCAGGCTGACCACGACAAAGATGGCAAGGGAGATGCCTGTGACCATGACGATGACAATGATGGCATTCCTGATGATAGGGACAACTGCAGACTCGTGCCCAATCCTGACCAGAAGGATTCAGACG GTGATGGTCGAGGTGATGCTTGCAAAGATGATTTTGACCATGACAGTGTGCCAGACATTGATGACATCTGTCCTGAAAACATTGACATCAGTGAGACTGATTTCCGCCGATTCCAGATGATTCCTCTAGATCCCAAAGGGACATCCCAGAATGACCCGAACTGGGTTGTACGCCATCAGGGTAAAGAACTGGTCCAGACCGTCAACTGTGATCCTGGACTTGCTGTAG GTTATGATGAGTTTAATGCTGTGGACTTCAGTGGCACCTTCTTCATCAACACGGAAAGGGATGATGACTACGCTGGGTTTGTGTTCGGCTATCAGTCTAGCAGTCGCTTTTATGTCGTGATGTGGAAGCAAGTCACCCAGTCCTACTGGGACACCAACCCCACTAGGGCTCAGGGATACTCAGGCCTTTCCGTGAAAGTTGTTAACTCTACCACCGGGCCGGGCGAGCACCTGCGGAACGCCCTGTGGCACACGGGAAACACCCCGGGCCAG gtgCGTACTCTGTGGCATGACCCTCGTCACATAGGCTGGAAAGATTTCACTGCCTACAGATGGCGTCTCAGCCACCGGCCCAAGACGGGTTTCATTAG agtgGTGATGTATGAAGGGAAGAAAATCATGGCTGACTCGGGACCCATCTATGACAAAACATATGCTGGTGGTAGGCTAGGGTTGTTTGTCTTCTCTCAAGAAATGGTGTTCTTCTCTGACCTGAAATATGAATGCAGAG ATTCTTAA